In Acidobacteriota bacterium, the DNA window GGCCGATACCCTGGCAATCCTCGCCGAACGGTATGGATCACGCAAGTTGCGTTTGCTCCAAAAGGTTGTAGCGCGTCTCCAAAAAAGTGGAGTTTCCCATGAATGAAGCCGTAGCGCGTATGTTGGCACGATACGAACGCAGGAGAGCAGAAGACGATGTTAAAGTCCTGCGCGAGATCTTGCAGGAGATTGCGCTTCTTGGCCTGTGGCGAAGCCGCTTTTTCGAAAAAGCCGCATTTTATGGAGGCACGGCGCTGCGCATCCTCCATGGAATGGATCGTTATTCCGAAGACCTGGATTTTTCTTTGTTGAAGCCTGCGGCGGAATTCGATCTCTCCCGCTACTGCAATGCTCTCGAAAAGGAGATCCGCTCGTTCGGATTTGATGCAACCGTGACCGGCAAATCAAAGAGTGGTCAAAGTGCAATCCGGTCGGCATTTCTCAAGGCGGATACTTTGAAGCATCTCCTTGTCATCAATACCACTGAGGGTCTAACTGCGAGTATTCCACCCGGACAGGTTCTGAAATTAAAAATAGAAGTGGATACGGATCCTCCGCCCGGATTTGACACCGAGACGCGTTTCCTTTTGCAGCCTATTCCGTTTTCGGTCAGGGCATTCGCCCTTCCCGATATGTTTGCCGGCAAAATGCACGCAGCACTTTGCCGGAATTGGAAAAACCGCGTGAAGGGACGGGACTGGTATGACTTGGTCTGGTATGCAGCCAATCACCCGCAATTACATCTCAAACATCTTGAGCAACGGATGATTCAAAGCGGTCATCTGAAAAAAACGGAAAAGCTGACACCGGAAAAGTTATCCGTCATTGGGAAAGCCGTTGTTCAAAGATTGGATGTAAATCAGGCAAGAAAGGAAGTGGAACCCTTCGTAAAAGATCCCGAGACACTGACTGCCTGGTCCCGCGAATTCTTCCACGATGTCATGCGCCGAATTGTATTTACCTAGATGACATTTGTACTTTTCCTGGCTGTTCACACCGTGGCTGACCATAACCTCGTCGACGCATCATGACCGTTTGCCTCCCCCATGCTACCCCAGGATGATTTATTGATTGGATGAATATCGGTAAGTTATTGATTTTATTGGTGGAGCTGACGAGGATCGAACTCGTGACCTCCTGACTGCCAGTCAGGCACTCTCCCAGCTGAGCTACAGCCCCACTCTTTTCCTGCGGTGTCCGGCGTGGGCGGCGGGCGGCTCCGGACACGGGGTCCGGGGTGCTCGTAGTCCACGGTAGAAAAAGATAGGGGATTATGGGGAGGTTTGCAAGGGGAAACGCATGCCCGGGGAGGAGCGGGGTGTCGGGGGAGCGGGGGGGAAGTCAGCTTAGGCGGAGCAGGGGGGGCGGGGCGCAGGTGATTTCCACCCGGCGGGCGTCGGCGGGGTGGGGGAAGGCCAGGGTGAGGTGGTGGAGGTGGTAGCCGAGGTCGCCGGGGAGGGCGCGGCAGCCTTCGGGGGGGACGCCGCCGGGGGCGTAGAGGGGGTCGCCCACGAGCGGGTGGCCGGCCGCGGCCAGGTGGATGCGGATCTGGTGCGGGCGGCCGGTCGTGATCTCGACCTCTACCAGCGCGGCGCCCGCGCGGCGCTCGAGGACCCGGACCCGGCTGTGGGCCCGCTTCCCTGCCGGGTGCGCGGCATGGACCGAGCCGAGGAGCGCATGGGGGACGGGGCCGATCGGGACGTCGATATCGAATAGGTCCTCGGCGGGCTGGCCGGAGACCAGGGTGCGGTAAAGCTTCCGCGTGCGTCCTCCTCCCCATAGGGCGGAGACGCGGGCGAAGGCCTCCGTCGTCAGGGCGAAGAGCACCACCCCCGAGGTCCCCCGCCCCAGCCGGTGGAGCGGGTTCGCCCGGGGGAACTGCCGGCGCACCAGCGCCAGCAGGGTATGCTCCATGAAGAGGCCGCCCCCGGGCATCGTCGGGAGCCCCGCGGGCTTGGCCACCGCGAGAAGGTGCGGGTCCAGGTGGAGGATGGCGTAGTCGAGAGGCACCTCGGGCTCCTCCCACGGCGGGCGGGACCAGGTCAGCTCCCGCCCCGGCGCGAGGAGGGTGTCGATGGAGGCCGGGACGCCGTCGAGGAGCACCCTCCCCGCACCGATGCGGTCGAGCCACTTATCTTGAGCGGTTCCGGGATAGTGGCGCCCGAGATATTCGAGGAGGGGGACGCCGGCGGCTTCCGGGCCCAGGCTCCTGCGGAATGCGTACCCGCGGTTTTTGCCCCTCATGCCGGGGAGTGGATCCGGTGCTCCTTGAGCGCCAGGTAGATCGACTGCGCCAGGGTCGATTTCCGGAAACCCACGACCTTGGTGTTGCGCACCCCCAGGAGCTTCTCCAGTTCCGCGGAGGTGTAGCAGGCGACGACGGGGTAATGGCGGAAGTCCTCCAGGATTTCGTCGCGGCTGTTGGCGGAGAGGTCCTCGGTGACCAGCACGAAGTGGAGGCGCCCCCTGGCGCGCGCGATATTGTCCCGGCCGACCAGGAGAATGCGTGCGCGCACCGCGAAACCGAACAGGGTCTCCGGCGATGCCACGGCCTGATCTTTTGTCATGGCCCGATTGTACCATTGCGCGCCCGGAACCGCCGCACTCCTCGAGGCCGCCGGTCGGGGCCGCCGGTTGGGCTCGAAGTGCCCCGCGGAATCTGGCACAATCGGGAGATGAGGATCGAACTGCCCGAATACGCCCGAGTCGTCCGCGGCCTCCCCTGCGGCCTCCACCCATACAGTACGCTGCTGCCGCGGCTCGCGGAGAGCCCCGTGGCGCGCCGGATCGGGACCGCCGCCACCCCGCTCGGCCCGCTGCTCGAGCGGGCGCGCGTCGATATCCGGCAGGAGGAGGGGTTCTGCTTCGTCGATATCGAGCTGCCGGCCATCGCCCTGTTCGAGTCGTACTACCGCGACGGGAGCGGGCTCGACCTCTACCTCGACCTGGCGCACGAGCTGGCCCACCTGCGCCAGTTCTACGAGGGGAAGGACCTGTGGGACCGCGGCCTGCACTACGTCGACCGCCCCACGGAGATCGAGGGGTACGCCGTCGCCGTGGAAGAGGGGGTGCGGCTGGGGATGACGGAGGAGGAAGTGATGCGCCACCTGTCCAACCCATGGCTCAGCCCGGCCGAGGTCGCCCGGCTCCGCGCCAACGTGGAACGGTTTCTGTCCAACGGCCACCCCTGACGACGGTGCGTCAGCCCGCGTAGGTCCGCAGAATGTCCCAGAAGGCGCCGCGGCAACCCTTCCCGATCGCTTCGACGAGGCGCTCGTTGGAATCGTAGTTGTAGTTCCGCTTCGGCCTGGAGGGATCGAAAAACAGGAATTTCGGGTCGGCGCCGATGAGGGCGTCCAGCCGCTCGAAGACGGAACCGGCGATTTCGGGCTCCAGGAAGAATGCCGGCTCCACGCCGGCGTTCCACCCCAGCTGCGCCGCCAGCGGCGTCCCCGGGAAGACCCGCACGCCCAGGGAGACCCCCGCCAGGTCCGCCCCGGCCCGGCGGACCATCTCCACCGTCCGCTCGATCCCGCGAAGGGTTTCCCCCGGGGCGCCCAGGAGCAGGTCCACCATCACCGCCATCCCTTCCTCCCGGGCATTGCCGACCGCGTCGACGACGTCCGCGGGAACGTGGCCGCGCCCCAGCCTTTTCAGCATGGACCCGTCCCCGTGGTCGGCGCCGAAATCGATGCCGGCGCAGCCGGCCGCGCGCATCGCCCGGGCCAGCCCGCGCGAAAAGGGGACGGGGGAACAGTAGGCGTACCAGCGCAATCTCTCCCCCAGCCCGCGGCGCGCGATCTCCCGGCAGACGTCGAGGGCGTGGGTTTCGGAAAGGTTGAACTCCCCGTCGCAGGTGTGCAGGACGTCGATCCCCTGGCCGAGCAGGTGTTCGATTTCGTCGGCCACCGCTTCGGGGGGCCGGCGGCGCACCCGCCTCCCCTTGGCGACCGGGTCGGCGCAGTAGATGCAGCGGCCGGAACACCCCCGTTGGGTCTCGAATCCCGCCTGCCCCCCCTCCCGGAAATAGCGGCCGTTGTCGAGCCAGCGCCGCCGCATCCGGGGGAGCCGGTCGAGGCGGCCGAAGCGGGGGGGATTGCGCTTCCAGACCCCGTTCTCCGGCCAGACCAGGCCGGGGAGGCCCTCCACCGGCAGCTGCCGCTCGAGCCGGCGGGCCAGTTCCGGCAGGACGAATTCCCCTTCCCCCCAGATACCGTAATCGGCCCCGGTCAGTTCGAGGATCTTTCCGGGCATCACCGAAAACCCGACGCCCCCCAGCACGATCGGGGCGTCGCTCGCGCGCCGCACCGCCGCCACCATCCGCGCGAATCCGGGAAGGTGACTCCCGCGGTTCGGATAGGCGCAGTCGTCGGTGTTGCGCAGGGTCATTCCCACCAGGCCGCACTCTTCTTCAGCCAGGAATCGCCCGATGGCGGCCTCCGGATCCTCCTCCCAGCAAAGGTCGAGGAGGGATACCGCCTGCCCGGCCGCGTCGAGCGCCTCGGCGAGATAGTCCAGGGCGATCGGCGCCACCGGGGGTCGAAGGCGGTTGGTGTTGATGAGGCCTATGCGCATCTGCCGACTCTCCTTTGCGGCGCGGGAAGGGTTCCGCCGGAGGATCTTAAATGAATTTTGTTTCTCTGTAAAACCGGATCTGTTATCGTTGCCGCATCCGCCTCGACCGCCCCATGACGGGAGCGGCGGCGGATCGAGCGGCAGGCCCACCATGACTTTTCCGGACGGGAATCATCGCAGGCAGGGAAAGAACCCGCATGGGCGGCCGCACGGGCGGCCACCCGGCGCGGGCCCCCGCCACGCGCCCCACCACCCCCGGCGCCCTCATCAGCCCCACCCCGCGCCGCATCCCAACCAACTGCCCTACGGCCTGCCGGTCGATCCCGGGGAGAGCGAGGATTGGATCCACCCCGGCGGCACGGGGGAGGAGGCGGCCTATCTCAAGGGGTTGGTCGATTCGCACACCAAAGTCACCGTGGTCCTCACGGACGGGGAAAGATTCCGTGGCCACATCCGCTACTACGACCGGGACTGCTTCAGCATCGGGCTGTCGGCCCAGGGGCCCCGCCTCCTCGTGCGCAAGGAGCACGTCGCCTGCATCGTGGAAGACTAGATCAATCCAGCAAACCCAATTTTATCAATAATATGCCAAGACATTAGTCCGTGCGCGAAACGGTTTCGGGCCGCGGGATTTCCGTCCCGACCGGGCCATTTTGCCATAATGCCGGACGCCAGGATGCCGATATCAATGGGGAACCGCGCACGCAGACGACGGCAGTGGAAAAGCGAGGGCACCTTGCGGGCAGATGTTTTTAAGAAATGGGCTAAATCCTTTAAATTCGTGCTTGTAGGATGCGGTCGGATGGGCCACTGCTACGCCACGGTGATCCACAACCACCCGCACATGAGTCTCGAGGCCGTCATCGACCCCAATCCCGAGGCGGCGAAGGCGTTCCGGCATTCCTTCCGGTGCAAGTCCTACGGTTCGGTGGAGGACTGCCTGGCCGCCGGCCACCAGGCCGAGGGGGCGGTGATCTGCACCCCGCCGGCCAGCCACGCGGAGATCGCCACGCAACTGCTCGAGAACCGGACCCACACCCTGTGCGAACCGCCCCTGGCCCTCGACCCGGAGTCGGCCGAAAAGATGAAGGAGACGGCGCGCCGCTGCGCGGCCACCCTCATGATGGGTTCCAAATTCCGCTTCGTGGCCGACGTCATCCAGGCCAGGGGGCTGATCCAGGCCGGCATCCTCGGCCACGTGCTCGAATTCGAGGGGGATTTCCGCGAAACGGTCGACATGACCTCGCGATGGAACGTCCAACCCGAACTCAGCGGCGGGGGAGTGCTCATGGACAGCGGCCCCCTGGCCGTGGACGTCGTGCGCTACCTTTTCGGACCGATCCAGGCGATCCGGGCGGAGGAGGGGCGCCGCGTCCAGTCCAGGGAGGTGGAAGACACGGTCCGGCTGGAACTGAGCACCGAGCCGGGCATCCTCGGGACCCTGCACCTGAGCTGGGCGCTCAAGAACAACGGCGAGGACTATTTCCGCATCTACGGCACCCAGGGGAACATGTGCATCGGCTGGCGCAAATCGTTTTACCGCCCCACCGGGGCGGCCGACTGGATCCACTTCGGCGAGGGGTACAGCACCCAGAAAGCCCTCGGCCTGCAGCTGAGCCATTTCATGGATGTCGTCTCGGGCGAGGAGGTCCCGGAAATCACCGCCGAGGAGGAGCTCGCCTCCGTGCGCGTCATCGAGACCGCCTACAGGTCGCTGGCGACAGGCAGGCACATGCACATCGGCGCTGCGGACCCGGACGCGGCCCGCGCGCGCAAGCTCTCGTTGATCTCCTCGTCTGCGAAACCTTTCCCCACCTGGATTTTCAACCGCTGAACCCCGGCGGGGCGGGCGGCCCCAATGGCCCGCCGGGCGGGGTCCCTTTATGTAAAAGCTCTGTAAAAGGAGCCCCCGGGGCGTTGCGCATCCCTTTTCAGGACCCTAAAATCACCGGGTATAACCTTGAACAGGATGCAGCAGATGACCCGAAGTCTTTTCAGATCGGCCCGGCCCACGGGCAGGACCCTCCGCGTCGTCCTCATCAAGCCGTCGAAGTACGACGACGAGGGCTACGTCATCCGTCATTTCCGGGGGGTGCTGCCGAGCAACACCCTGGCCTGCCTGGCCAGCCTCACCCGCGACGTCGCCGAGCGGCGGTTGCTCGGGGACATGAACGTGGAGGTGGAGCTGCTGGACGACACCGTCGAGAAGATCCCCGTGCGCCGCATCATCCGGTCGCACCGCCCGCCCCGCACCCGGACCGTGATCGCCCTCGCCGGCGTGCAGTCCAACCAGTTTCCGCGGGCGGCCGACCTGGCCCGGAAATTCCGCGCCGGGGGGCTCGATGTCCTCATCGGCGGCTTCCATGTCAGCGGCATGCTGGCGATGCTCGAGGGGATCTCCCCCGAAATCCAGGAGTTGCTGGACCTCGGCGTGACCGTGGTGAAGGGGGAGGTGGAGGAGACGTGGGGGGACCTGCTCCGGGACGCGGCCGAGGACCGGCTGCGGCCGCTGTACGACTTCATGGACCGCAAGCCCGATCTTCACGACCGCCCCATCCCGATGATCCACGGGGACTACCTCAGGAAGTTCATCGTCTCCAATTTCGGGACCATCGACTGCAGCCGGGGCTGCCCCTTCAACTGCAGCTTCTGCTCCATCATCAGCGTCCAGGGGCGAAAGATGCGCGAGCGCTCCCCGGAGGCGCTGATCCGGACCCTGCGCGAAAACTACGCCCGGAGCCGGGTCAATTTTTATTTTTTCACCGACGACAATTTCGCCCGCAACGGCTACTGGCGCGAAATCTTCCTTGAGCTCATCCGGCTGCGGGAGGAGGAGCGGATCCCGATCGAGTTCATGATCCAGGTCGATACGCAGTCCTACCGCATCCCCGATTTCATCCCTCTGGCGGCCCGCGCCGGGTGCACCCAGGTATTCATCGGGATGGAGAGCATCAACCCCCGGAACCTCGAGGCCGTCGGAAAAACCCAGAACCACGTAGAGGACTACGCGCGGTTGATCGCCGCCTGGCACGAGGCCAGGGTGGCGACCCACGTCGCCTACATCTTCGGCTTCCCCTTCGACACCCCGGAATCGCTCCGCGCGGACGTGGCCCGGCTGCAGGACGAACTGCAGGTGGAGCAGGCGTCGTTCTTCATGCTGACCCCGATCCCGGGCTCCCAGGACCACGCGCGCATGGTGCAGAGCGGCGAGCCGATGCACCCCGACCTGAACGATTACGATTCGTTCCACGAAACGATCCGGCACCCGAACTTCCGCCCCGGGGAACTGGCGGCCTCCTACCGGGAAGCATGGAAGAATTTCTATTCCTTCGATTACATGCGCTCCGTGCTCCGCCGCGCCAACCCGGAGAATTACCGGAACATCTTCTTCGATTTCATCTGGTACCGGAACTCGGCCCTGATCGAGGGGGGGCACCCGATGCTGCACGGGTTTTTCCGGCTCAAGGACCGCCTCGACCGCCGTCCCGGGTGCGTCGTGGAGTCCCGGCGGCGCCATCTCCTCCGGCGCAGCCGCGAAATCCGCGCCACGCTCCGGAGCTGGCTGGCCCTGACGCTCGAAATGGAGGAACTCTGGCTGCAGACGCGCCAGCGCAGCGAGGCCGAACTGCGGCTGCTGGCCGAGATCGAGAACCTGCGCGGCCAGCTCAACCGCAACCTCCGCGCCGCCGAACTGCAGATCGCGCACATGCGCGCCCGGATGCAGTTTCCGGAGCTGCGGGTGCCCTCGCGCCTGGCGCTGGCGCTGCGCAACCTGAACTTCGGGATGGCCAAGCGCCTCACCTGTTCCCGTTCCGATCTCCGGCAATTCTGGCAGCGGGCCACCGCCAGGCCGCTCCGGCTGCTGGCCCGCCCGCACAGGGTGGTCCTCAATTTTCTGAAGGACGCGCAGCTCTTCTTCCTGTTCCTGAGGGAGCTCGCCCGGACCTGAAGCCCGGCCGGGCGCGCCCACCACAAAAAAGGGCGGCCGGTGACGGCCGCCCTTCTCCATTTCGTTTTTCCCCGCGCTGATGAAGCCCGGTCCTACCTGGGCCGCTCCGCGGAGATGACCTTGTCCTTGGGGATGCTCAAATACCCCCCCACCTTGTTCTTCTGCACCCAGTTGATCACCACTTCGTAGCGGATCCGGTTCTTGCCCACCAAAAACTGGATTGGCTCGTTGATGAGTCGGTCCTTCTTCTCCAGCTGATTGTCGTCCACGTAGATCTTCAGGTTGAACTTCCCCTTCTTGTGGTCGGTACGGGTCAGCTGAATCCGGATGTCCTCCACCTTGACCGGGTTCTTCTTGTCGGGGAGAGTGAACTCGAAGAAATCGCGCTCCCCTTTCAAGCGGAGCTGGGCCAGTTCGCTCGAATTCTTCGCCACGGCGGCGCTCAGGCTGTCCTTCACATCCACCAGCTGCCGCCGGGTCCCCTCCAGGTCCCTGCGGGTGCTCTCCAGGTCGGTGCGGACGCTCACGACCTCGGTCTTGACCCCGCCGACCTCGGTGCTGACCTGGCCTATTCTGCTCTCGGCCTCGCTCTTGACCGCCTGCACCTGGGCCTCCACGTGCGAGGCATCGGCCTTGGTGGAAAGCGCCTGGGCCAGTTCCTGTTTCGTCTTCTTCCCCTCGGCCTGGATCTGGGCCGTCGTTTTCTTGAAGGTTTCCTCGGCGCTCCCCACGGCCTCTTCCAGGTTGGACTTCAAATCGGACACCTGGCTGGCCAGGGCCGCTTCCGTCACCTTGTTGCGGGTCTCCAGTTCGGCTATTCGGGCTCCGAGCTGATCCAACTCGGCCTGCTGCGCCCTCCGGTAGCGGGAGTGGGAGTAGAAAAGGTAAATCACCAGCTAAAGCAGAATCAGGATAAGCGCAAGCTTCACGGCTTCCGGAACCAGCCCCTTTTCCTGGGGCGCCGGTTTTTGCAGATCTGGGTTCAGGGAACTCATCACACCTCCTGGTGCATGAAAAGGCGGCACACGCGGCCGCCCATAACCGCCCCAATAATACGGCCGGCCGATCGAAAGTGCAATAAGGCGCAGGGGCGGAGGCTACGGCGCGGCCTCATCCGGCACCTCGGGCTCCCCCCCGAGGGGCCGCCGGGCACGGGTCACGAAGTAGCCGATGAGGGCGGCCAGGATGCTCGAACCGACCCAGAGGTTCAGCGTCGGGGAGCTCTTGAAGCCGAAATAGAGCATCACCCCGGAAAAGGCGAGATAGATGAGGGCGGCCGCCAGGGCGGCGGTCTGCGGCCGGGAAAATTCCCTGCGGCGGAACCGGACCCAGAAGAGGGAGAAGATCGTCAGCGCCGAAAACAGGGTGAGGATGGCTCCCACGTTGCTGAGCACCTCACCGAGCTGGTAGGCCAGGACCAGGAAAAGGGCTATGCCCCCCTGCAGCATCACCGCCCCCACCGGGGGGCGCCCCTCCTTCCCCTTGAGGACCGCGGGGAGAAACCCGTCCCGGGCCATGGCGGCATAAACGCGGGGTCCGAGAAACGTCATCGCGCTGACGGCCGAGATGAAGGCGATGATCGCCAGCACCGACATGCAGGCGGCGCCGAAGTCGCCCACCACGTCGCGCATGATCAGGTGGCCGAGGGTGATCCGGGCGGTTTCGTAGTCGTTCACCACCCGGAACTGCTCGGGGGTGAGGTTGGCCACGAACACCCAGTTCACGAACAGGTAGAGGACGCCGACGATGGAGCACCCCAGGATCAGGGCCCGGGGGACGTCGCGCCGGGGGTTGCGGAATTCGGAAGCGGCGTAGACCGCCGCGTTCCAGCCGCTGAAGGCGAAGGCGATGAAGAAGAGGTTCTGCATGAAAGCCCCCAGCGGGAAGCCTTCCGAGGGGCTCGTGGGCTGCCAGGTGGGCCAGGCGTTGTTCCCGCCCGCGAGGCCGACGGAGATAAAGCCGACCACGAGGACGATCTTGAGCGCCACCAGGGCGTTCTGCGCCGTAACCGAGAAGCGCAGGCCGACGGCGTGCACCGCCGTCATCAGCACGATCAGCCCGACGGCGAACAACGTGGGGTTCACCCAGTCGCCGAGCGTATGCGCGAAGGCGCCCGCGGCGATGGCGTCGATGGCGATCGGCGCGGAAAATCCCAGCAGGAGGGAGGCCCACCCGGCCAGGTACCCGAGCGCCGGGTGCACGAGGGTGGACAGGAACCGGTACTCCCCACCCGACCGGGGAACGATCCGGGCGATCCCGGCGTAGGCCCGCGCCCCGCACAGGGCCAGCAGCGCGCCGATCACCCAGGCCAGCAGGATCTGCCCCGGGGTGAGGTCCTGGGCCATATAGCCCGTGCTCAAGAAAACCCCCGCGCCGATCATGTTGGCGATGACCATCCCGATTCCCGAATACAGCCCCAAGCGATGATCCTTCATTCACCCCCACCCTTCGTCGCCGTCTCAGTTCTTCGCTGTCAGTCTTCGTCGTTCTTCGTCAACGTTGTGCAATACGCCCCCGCCGGAGTCCTGTTTCAACTCCCGCCGGACGGGGACCCATCATGCCCCGCGGAGCGGCCCGGTACAAGCGCTTTTCCCCGCCCGCCGGCCCGGAGTTTTTCTTGATGCCGGGCCGCGCACACGTTACCTTGAGGATATGATGAAACTCATGGCCATAACGGCTCACCCGGATGACGAAGCCGGCGCTTTCGGGGGGGCGCTTCTCCATTACCACGCGCGCGGGGTGGAAACCTCCGTGATCTGTCTCACTCCGGGGCAGGCGGCCACCCACCGGGGGGCGGCCCGTTCCGACGCCGAGCTCGCCCGGCTCCGGCGCGCCGAGTTCGCCGCCTCCTGCCGCATCCTCCAGGTCACCCACGGGGAGGTTCTCGATTACGCGGACGCGGGGCTGGTTCGCGCGGACCTCCACGCCGTGGTCGGAGACCTGACCGAACGGATCCGCAGGATCCGGCCCCACGTCCTCCTGACCATGGGGCCGGAAGGGGCGGTGACGGGACATCTCGACCACTCCATGGCCTCGCTGTTCGCGACCCTGGCCTTTCACTGGGCGGGCCGGAACGACCGCTATCCGGAGCAGCTGGCGGCGGGGCTCGAGCCCCACCGGACACGGAAGCTCTATTACTCGACGGCCGCGTTCACCCTCCCCGACCGGCCCCCCGTCTCCCCTCCCCCCTGCTCGGCCACGCTGGCGATCGGCCCCTGGGTCGAGGAAAAGATCGCGGCCTTCCGGGCCCACACCACCCAGGCCCCGCTCGGGGAGCCGTTCGCCCGGGCCATGCGCCGGTTCGGGGACAAGGAACTGTACCACCTGGCCGCGGTCTCCGAACCATCGGTCGCGGAAGCCGAATCGGACCTCTTCGAAGGGATCGAGGAATAGGACGCGCGGCCGGGAGGCCTCAACCGCAAGGTTCCGATTGACATATCCGGATTGAACTCAGTAGTATAGGGGGCATCCGGATCGGGTGGCGGCCGCCAGACGGTGTGGCGGCTTTTTCATTTGCGGCCATGACCGGTCAGGGAAACATGCCTAACGACAGGAGCGGGTTCCCATGGAAAAAGAGACTGGGAAAGTGAAGTGGTTCAATAACGCCAAAGGCTACGGCTTCATCGAGAGAAACAGCGGCGGGGACGTCTTCGTGCACCACACCGCCATCCAGATGGACGGGTTCCGGACCCTCTCGGAGGGGGAGGCCGTGAGTTTCTCGGTGACGGAGGGCCCGAAGGGGCTGCAGGCGGAAAACGTCACCAAACCCGAAGAATAGCCGCCCGCCCGCCGGCGCATGGTTTTTCCCGGCCCTGCCGGCGCCGCCGGGAACGGGGCTACAGGTTCGCGCGGATATAACGGCACATCACCAGGCCGAGCACTATGTTGAAGGGAAAGACGCCCGAGGTGTAGTGCCCACAGCGCAACCCGAAGGTGGAATGTTCGAGCCCCAGCCGGCGGTATTCCCCGAGGACGATCTCGGACAGCTCGGGAAGGAACGTGCAGTCGTACAGCGCGTGCACGAGCAGGGAGCGCTTCCCGGACCCCCGGAGTTTCGGGAAATAGGCCATGGGGCTGATGGGCATCCAGATCTCTCTCAGCTCTTCCAGGCTGACGTGTCCCCGGAGCCCCGCCAGGACGTGGCGGGTGGAGATCCCTTTCCATACGACATCGGCGAACCAGGGGGAGACGTGGTTCTGGACCGCCACCCCGATCCTCGGGTCGTGCGCGGCCGTGATCAGGGCGGTGCAGGACCCCAGGCTCGTCCCCAGGATCGCGAACCGGCTGTACCCCTGCCGCTCGAGCCAGTCGATGGCGGCGCGGCAGTCCATGACCGCCTGCCTCGTGGCCTCGAGCGTCCGCCCCAGGTTCGGCGAAAGGGCGTAATCCGCCCGCTCCAGCTCCTCGGGCATCCTCAGGTCGTGGTAAGGCTGGCTCAGGCGCAGCGCCGACAGCCCGAAGGCGTTGAGCAGCCGGCAGAGCGACAGGTGCCCGCCGGCGTCGGCGTTCCACTGCGGGAGCACCAGCACCACCCGCCCGCGCGAGTCGGCCGGGAAAAACCGCCCGTGCACGGTGTTGTTCCGCTCGTAGCGGGTTGCGAGCGGGCTCGTGAACGCCAGGCTGCGCCCGTCCAGGACGTAATCGCGCACCGGGGCGTAGGCGTGGTAGCGGTCGCTCTCCTCGACCGCCCGCCGCGCGTACTCCAGCAGGAACTCCCTGGGGTCGCCGGCCTCGGGCGCGCCCGGTAGGAATTCCAGCCCCCACTCGAACTCCCGCACCTTCCGGTTGGTGTCGCGCCGGGAGAGCTTCAGTTCCCACGCGTGAAAGATCCTGGACAGCACTGCCTTCCCCTCCGATCGAGGCCCAAAAGGATGTACTTTAGCAAACCGGCGGATCGTCGGACAACGGGGGAATGGCCTTACTCGGGTTCCCGGAAGGCGCCGGAGGAGAGGCGGGGGTTCTGCGGCATGCGGGGAAGATGGTAGTAGCCTTTCCGGTAGACCACCCGGGCCGCGGGCCTGAGGCACTCGACGGCGATCCGGTGGTAGGAGTCGGGCTCCAGCGCCTGGTTGGAAACGTAGGTCAGGAAGTAGCGGCTCTTCATCTCACGGGCCACATCGGCGTAGATGCCCAGGATCTGGTCGTAGTCGGTCGGAAAGAAGCTGCGCCCCCCGGTCTCCCCGGCCAGCCGGGTCATCGCCTCCTCCCGTTTCCGGAAAAACTCCTCGATATAGTCCTCGTCATCCCCGAACAGCCTCCGGTAGATGTCGTTGAGGATCACCACCCGCCGTTCGCGCCGGGCGTCGCTGGCGACGATGGCCGTCTTCGAGACCACGTACAGGGACGCCTGGGATTTGGCGATCGCGCGCTCCGCCTCCTCCAGCCCCACCCGGCTCTGGTTGTCCAGGCAGTCGGTGAAGAGGACGATGGCCTTGCG includes these proteins:
- a CDS encoding radical SAM protein, whose product is MTRSLFRSARPTGRTLRVVLIKPSKYDDEGYVIRHFRGVLPSNTLACLASLTRDVAERRLLGDMNVEVELLDDTVEKIPVRRIIRSHRPPRTRTVIALAGVQSNQFPRAADLARKFRAGGLDVLIGGFHVSGMLAMLEGISPEIQELLDLGVTVVKGEVEETWGDLLRDAAEDRLRPLYDFMDRKPDLHDRPIPMIHGDYLRKFIVSNFGTIDCSRGCPFNCSFCSIISVQGRKMRERSPEALIRTLRENYARSRVNFYFFTDDNFARNGYWREIFLELIRLREEERIPIEFMIQVDTQSYRIPDFIPLAARAGCTQVFIGMESINPRNLEAVGKTQNHVEDYARLIAAWHEARVATHVAYIFGFPFDTPESLRADVARLQDELQVEQASFFMLTPIPGSQDHARMVQSGEPMHPDLNDYDSFHETIRHPNFRPGELAASYREAWKNFYSFDYMRSVLRRANPENYRNIFFDFIWYRNSALIEGGHPMLHGFFRLKDRLDRRPGCVVESRRRHLLRRSREIRATLRSWLALTLEMEELWLQTRQRSEAELRLLAEIENLRGQLNRNLRAAELQIAHMRARMQFPELRVPSRLALALRNLNFGMAKRLTCSRSDLRQFWQRATARPLRLLARPHRVVLNFLKDAQLFFLFLRELART
- a CDS encoding APC family permease encodes the protein MKDHRLGLYSGIGMVIANMIGAGVFLSTGYMAQDLTPGQILLAWVIGALLALCGARAYAGIARIVPRSGGEYRFLSTLVHPALGYLAGWASLLLGFSAPIAIDAIAAGAFAHTLGDWVNPTLFAVGLIVLMTAVHAVGLRFSVTAQNALVALKIVLVVGFISVGLAGGNNAWPTWQPTSPSEGFPLGAFMQNLFFIAFAFSGWNAAVYAASEFRNPRRDVPRALILGCSIVGVLYLFVNWVFVANLTPEQFRVVNDYETARITLGHLIMRDVVGDFGAACMSVLAIIAFISAVSAMTFLGPRVYAAMARDGFLPAVLKGKEGRPPVGAVMLQGGIALFLVLAYQLGEVLSNVGAILTLFSALTIFSLFWVRFRRREFSRPQTAALAAALIYLAFSGVMLYFGFKSSPTLNLWVGSSILAALIGYFVTRARRPLGGEPEVPDEAAP
- a CDS encoding PIG-L family deacetylase is translated as MAITAHPDDEAGAFGGALLHYHARGVETSVICLTPGQAATHRGAARSDAELARLRRAEFAASCRILQVTHGEVLDYADAGLVRADLHAVVGDLTERIRRIRPHVLLTMGPEGAVTGHLDHSMASLFATLAFHWAGRNDRYPEQLAAGLEPHRTRKLYYSTAAFTLPDRPPVSPPPCSATLAIGPWVEEKIAAFRAHTTQAPLGEPFARAMRRFGDKELYHLAAVSEPSVAEAESDLFEGIEE
- a CDS encoding cold shock domain-containing protein; translation: MEKETGKVKWFNNAKGYGFIERNSGGDVFVHHTAIQMDGFRTLSEGEAVSFSVTEGPKGLQAENVTKPEE
- a CDS encoding alpha/beta hydrolase family protein; this translates as MLSRIFHAWELKLSRRDTNRKVREFEWGLEFLPGAPEAGDPREFLLEYARRAVEESDRYHAYAPVRDYVLDGRSLAFTSPLATRYERNNTVHGRFFPADSRGRVVLVLPQWNADAGGHLSLCRLLNAFGLSALRLSQPYHDLRMPEELERADYALSPNLGRTLEATRQAVMDCRAAIDWLERQGYSRFAILGTSLGSCTALITAAHDPRIGVAVQNHVSPWFADVVWKGISTRHVLAGLRGHVSLEELREIWMPISPMAYFPKLRGSGKRSLLVHALYDCTFLPELSEIVLGEYRRLGLEHSTFGLRCGHYTSGVFPFNIVLGLVMCRYIRANL